A portion of the Ricinus communis isolate WT05 ecotype wild-type chromosome 10, ASM1957865v1, whole genome shotgun sequence genome contains these proteins:
- the LOC8261829 gene encoding transcription repressor OFP2 produces MGNYRFRLSDMMPNAWFYKLREMGKTKNHSNIATTTASTHPIKKKKTTTATSVATDAAVIAQPSRASKTKQTHNHHHHYSSYPRKSYHVTRELIPSNQRFHNSPTDSKYTDTQFADPPRKSSKRRLAKRRAAVRYSSPKLVTSSVSADCSCRATAPLWTKPSDSPPDYSASSSDSSRDESSDLCEDDSFPPEFRSDGVLATESFDKKMEWPRSCGCKVVFDGIDDDIIIDVDKKSLGTKFDKLDISDLDLPPIITKPDKFDDHDNNKDTKKKTSKYRNTTSAKYQEKNAHDSLLSVKVVKQETVVTMKEHKSSSSSIKRHSLNSPGLRLRVNSPRIAVSRRVQAGRKSVSSSNSSSSSRRSLSDSLAIVKSSCDPQKDFRESMLEMIVENNIRASKDLEDLLACYLSLNSDEYHDLIIKVFKQIWFDLTGTPSK; encoded by the coding sequence ATGGGTAATTACAGGTTTAGGTTATCTGATATGATGCCTAATGCTTGGTTTTACAAGCTTAGAGAAATGGGCAAAACCAAAAACCATAGTAACATCGCTACCACTACCGCTTCTACTCATcccatcaagaaaaaaaaaacaacaacgGCAACATCAGTTGCTACTGATGCTGCTGTAATTGCACAGCCATCCAGAGCATCCAAAACAAAGCAAACCCAtaaccaccaccaccactacTCTTCTTATCCAAGAAAGTCTTACCATGTTACTAGAGAGCTTATCCCGAGTAATCAAAGATTCCACAATTCTCCTACAGACTCCAAATATACAGACACTCAGTTCGCTGACCCACCAAGAAAATCCTCCAAACGAAGACTAGCCAAGAGAAGAGCCGCCGTCAGGTACTCTTCTCCCAAGCTTGTTACCTCCTCTGTTTCTGCCGATTGCAGTTGCCGTGCCACTGCTCCGCTTTGGACTAAACCTTCAGATTCTCCGCCGGATTACTCCGCATCAAGTTCTGATAGCTCTCGTGATGAGTCATCAGACCTCTGCGAAGATGACTCATTTCCTCCAGAATTCAGGTCTGATGGCGTTCTTGCAACTGAATCGTTTGATAAGAAGATGGAATGGCCGCGTTCTTGTGGCTGTAAAGTCGTTTTTGATGGCATTGACGATGACATTATCATTGATGTGGACAAGAAATctcttggtactaaattcgaTAAGCTAGATATATCCGATCTTGATCTTCCACCAATCATAACAAAGCCTGATAAATTCGACGACCACGATAATAATAAGgataccaaaaagaaaacatccAAGTACAGAAATACTACTTCAGCTAAATACCAGGAAAAGAATGctcatgattctttattatCAGTCAAGGTAGTGAAACAAGAGACTGTAGTAACCatgaaagaacacaagagCAGTAGTTCTTCTATTAAGAGACATTCTTTGAATTCTCCAGGACTCAGACTTCGAGTTAATTCTCCAAGAATTGCAGTAAGCAGGAGAGTTCAGGCTGGTAGAAAGAGTGTGTCATCGTCAAATTCTAGCTCAAGCTCAAGGAGAAGTCTTTCTGATAGCCTTGCAATCGTGAAATCTTCATGTGATCCTCAAAAAGATTTCAGGGAATCAATGTTGGAAATGATCGTGGAAAATAATATCAGGGCATCAAAAGATTTAGAAGACCTACTTGCTTGCTATCTTTCCTTAAATTCAGATGAGTATCACGATCTTATCATCAAGGTATTCAAGCAAATCTGGTTCGATTTGACTGGAACACCGTCCAAGtaa